A single region of the Aquarana catesbeiana isolate 2022-GZ linkage group LG07, ASM4218655v1, whole genome shotgun sequence genome encodes:
- the LOC141102305 gene encoding olfactory receptor 1M1-like — protein MRNLTKIITLILVGLSDHPPTMNGLFVLFLLIYLMTLITNLLIFFLVITDYNLHNPMYFFLSNLAVLDMSYSSVTAPRMLFDLVTRNRSISLPACTAQVFFFLYFACSELVLLSAMSYDRYIAICHPLHYTQIMSWWMCGHLAVIIWVFGFIYSLVHTLCSLRLSFCGPNSIHSFFCDLPHLFQITCTDPTINIVLVFALSGSVGLTAFLFTFLPYVRIISTILHIRGKTGKLKAFSTCTSHLLVVFIFYSSSIFIYLVPTSTNMFGVNKLFSVIIALINPLLNPLIYSLRNTELKAAFRRTLNH, from the coding sequence ATGAGAAATCTCACAAAGATTATCACTCTTATTCTTGTGGGTCTATCAGACCATCCACCAACCATGAATGGACTTTTTGTGCTCTTCCTTCTGATCTATCTGATGACTCTTATCACAAACCTTCTTATTTTCTTCTTGGTCATCACTGACTACAATCTGCACaacccaatgtatttttttctcagCAATTTGGCTGTTCTGGACATGTCTTATTCATCAGTGACCGCACCAAGGATGCTCTTTGACTTGGTCACCAGAAACCGATCAATATCCCTCCCTGCCTGTACAGCTCAAGTCTTTTTCTTTCTCTATTTTGCTTGCTCAGAACTTGTCTTGCTCTCGGCTATGTCCTATGACCGGTACATCGCCATCTGCCACCCcctacattacacacaaattatgtccTGGTGGATGTGCGGTCATTTAGCTGTTATAATTTGGGTCTTTGGGTTTATTTATTCCTTGGTCCATACACTTTGTTCGCTTAGGTTGTCCTTCTGTGGTCCAAATTCCATCCACAGCTTCTTCTGTGACCTTCCACACTTGTTCCAGATCACATGTACAGACCCAACAATAAACATAGTGCTCGTTTTTGCATTGAGTGGCAGTGTGGGATTAACTGCTTTTCTTTTCACATTTCTTCCATATGTTAGAATTATCAGTACAATTCTCCACATTCGTGGCAAAACTGGAAAGCTGAAAGCATTCTCTACCTGCACATCGCACCTCTTGGTGGTTTTCATCTTCTATAGCTCCTCAATTTTTATTTACTTGGTTCCCACTTCCACTAATATGTTTGGAGTAAACAAGCTGTTTTCAGTCATAATTGCCCTCATTAACCCTTTGCTTAATCCTCTGATCTACAGCCTGAGGAATACCGAACTTAAGGCAGCATTCAGGAGGACCTTAAATCACTGA